One window of Nitrososphaerota archaeon genomic DNA carries:
- the aroC gene encoding chorismate synthase, giving the protein MAGNILGERFVLVSFGESHGKAVGAVVDGCPAGLPLTEDDIQRELDLRRPGTSPVATPRTEADKVEILSGVFNGHTEGSPICLITRNTDIDSRPYEKIRNLPRPGHADYVARMKYGGFNDYRGGGRFSARRTTAYVMGGAVAKKLLLKTLGTKIVAYTVEIGGVKAESVKFEQAEAHRYDNEVRCPDTVAAESMKRRIMDVKGNGDSVGGIVECVAQGVPLGLGEPCFSALDSDLARAMLSLPAAKGVDFGSGFEGSKLLGSENNDPLTVNREGRVVPTSNNAGGILGGLSSGMPIVLRVAFKPVSSIAKPQRTVNLETMREDDLIVPGRHDPCVVPRVIPIVESLVAAVLADHALRAQMIPPVLRG; this is encoded by the coding sequence ATGGCTGGAAACATCTTGGGCGAACGGTTCGTGCTAGTAAGCTTCGGAGAAAGCCATGGCAAGGCCGTCGGAGCTGTTGTAGACGGATGCCCAGCCGGACTACCTCTAACCGAAGATGACATTCAACGTGAACTTGATCTCAGACGACCCGGAACCTCTCCAGTAGCAACCCCTAGAACTGAAGCAGACAAGGTGGAGATACTATCAGGTGTCTTCAACGGCCACACTGAAGGAAGCCCAATCTGCCTAATAACCAGAAATACGGACATAGACTCACGACCCTACGAGAAGATCAGGAACCTGCCGAGACCCGGCCATGCGGACTATGTTGCCCGAATGAAGTACGGTGGCTTCAACGATTACCGGGGAGGTGGCCGCTTCTCAGCGCGAAGAACAACGGCTTACGTCATGGGTGGAGCAGTCGCGAAGAAGCTGCTTCTCAAGACACTTGGAACCAAGATAGTTGCGTACACCGTCGAAATCGGCGGAGTCAAAGCGGAGTCAGTCAAATTTGAACAGGCTGAAGCGCATCGCTACGACAACGAAGTTAGATGTCCCGATACTGTTGCTGCTGAATCTATGAAGCGCAGAATCATGGACGTGAAGGGGAATGGAGACAGCGTCGGCGGCATAGTTGAGTGCGTTGCACAGGGAGTACCCCTAGGACTGGGTGAGCCCTGCTTCTCAGCGCTGGACTCAGATCTGGCGCGAGCAATGCTTTCGCTTCCAGCAGCTAAAGGCGTCGACTTCGGCTCAGGCTTCGAGGGCTCTAAACTGCTCGGCTCAGAAAACAACGATCCTCTAACGGTGAACAGAGAGGGACGGGTTGTTCCGACATCCAATAACGCCGGAGGCATACTAGGTGGTCTTTCAAGCGGTATGCCGATCGTGCTGCGAGTTGCCTTCAAACCTGTATCCTCAATAGCTAAGCCCCAGCGAACAGTGAATCTGGAGACGATGCGTGAAGATGATCTGATAGTGCCCGGTAGACACGATCCCTGTGTTGTTCCTCGAGTTATCCCTATCGTGGAGTCTCTTGTGGCCGCTGTGCTCGCTGATCACGCTTTGCGCGCCCAGATGATCCCGCCTGTCCTCAGGGGCTGA
- a CDS encoding aminotransferase class I/II-fold pyridoxal phosphate-dependent enzyme, with protein sequence MTGKEEEEESLTGVRREIQRVTEEILKLTAERMRLSREVGRIKEAKRLPVEDIAVENRLRAAVKEKSLELGVDQDFALRLLNLLIAQSVDVQRDTVTKSDVSPTAISQWARRLEIKGRTIIHLETGEPDFPTPKPVVEALKTAVNEGRTGYNDAAGVQPLREAVAEHLNRKLGTGLTADEVLITHGARFGLYLALSVTLKPGGGALLFEPSYPAYRRIVDLFEGRPIAVRTILENNWTPDISTVKEALDERPDVTILNYPSNPTGKILDNNTFQAVFERAARNDVPVISDEVYRDYSFKPCPSVLEYPGCRSIMLSSFSKSYSMTGFRIGYAVASKEDVARMSRLQGLALTCIPEFIQRAAIKALECEKELTANVEKMRRRVKYAAKLLDNLPATCYLPDGGLYLFLRIDKPGFDSEKYASSLLEKHSVAVTPGTAFGNYRNYLRISLCQPEEQLKEAFGKMEETLN encoded by the coding sequence GTGACCGGGAAAGAAGAAGAGGAGGAATCGTTGACAGGTGTTAGACGCGAAATTCAACGAGTTACAGAGGAGATTCTCAAGCTAACTGCGGAGCGGATGCGGCTGAGCAGAGAAGTAGGTCGCATCAAAGAAGCAAAGAGGCTGCCTGTAGAAGACATCGCAGTTGAGAACCGGCTCCGCGCAGCAGTTAAAGAAAAAAGCCTTGAACTGGGCGTAGACCAAGACTTTGCTCTCCGCCTCCTAAACCTGCTGATTGCTCAATCGGTCGATGTTCAACGAGACACAGTCACAAAAAGTGATGTCTCACCAACCGCAATCAGCCAATGGGCGAGACGGCTAGAGATAAAAGGCCGAACAATCATTCATCTCGAAACTGGAGAACCTGACTTTCCCACCCCTAAACCGGTAGTGGAGGCGCTGAAAACTGCTGTGAATGAGGGCCGCACAGGATACAACGATGCAGCAGGCGTTCAACCTCTGAGAGAGGCGGTGGCGGAGCATCTAAACCGGAAGCTCGGCACCGGCCTAACCGCTGATGAAGTTCTAATTACACACGGAGCGCGCTTCGGGCTTTACCTAGCATTATCAGTCACCTTGAAGCCGGGCGGCGGAGCACTCCTCTTTGAACCATCCTATCCAGCCTACAGACGAATAGTAGACCTGTTCGAGGGGCGACCAATCGCGGTTCGCACCATCCTTGAGAACAATTGGACACCTGACATAAGTACTGTCAAAGAGGCTCTTGACGAGCGCCCAGACGTAACGATCCTGAATTACCCTAGCAACCCAACAGGCAAAATCCTAGATAACAACACTTTTCAGGCAGTTTTTGAGCGTGCAGCGAGAAATGACGTACCAGTGATTAGTGATGAAGTGTACCGTGACTACTCTTTCAAACCGTGCCCAAGCGTCTTGGAGTACCCAGGCTGCAGATCAATAATGCTCTCATCTTTCTCCAAGAGCTACAGCATGACCGGCTTCCGAATCGGGTACGCCGTCGCCTCGAAGGAGGATGTTGCGCGGATGAGCCGCCTGCAGGGCTTAGCGTTAACCTGTATCCCAGAGTTCATCCAGCGCGCAGCCATCAAAGCACTCGAATGCGAGAAGGAGCTGACAGCTAACGTCGAGAAGATGCGTAGACGCGTCAAGTACGCCGCTAAACTGCTAGACAATCTTCCAGCCACCTGCTACCTACCTGACGGTGGGCTCTACCTCTTCCTCAGGATTGATAAACCGGGCTTCGACAGCGAGAAATACGCCTCCAGTCTTCTTGAGAAGCACAGCGTCGCAGTAACACCTGGAACCGCCTTCGGAAACTACCGCAACTACCTCAGAATCTCGCTTTGCCAGCCTGAAGAACAGTTGAAAGAAGCCTTCGGGAAAATGGAGGAGACCTTGAATTGA
- a CDS encoding prephenate dehydrogenase/arogenate dehydrogenase family protein has translation MKVAVIGAAGRMGRWFTGYFTEKKMETTIYDIDTKHAEETAAAYKARLAKDLNSAVADADVIIVSVPISATSDIVSQVLKIAKRGAVVAEITSFKQSILPSLKQVKRSDVKILSIHPMFGHGAKSLSGHRIVIVPLRDAAEEADLTRKLFPEAEVISASAEAHDSAMATVLSLTHFTNLAFAAALPDDGIEKIRQLSGTSFNMQMTLAESILQDDPEFLAALQVDGKNTSVLIGRLVQEAEALLALVEGKNKRELAAKIRSLQQKMKKDPEFEKAYKKMYDIMDILLES, from the coding sequence TTGAAGGTTGCAGTAATAGGCGCAGCGGGACGTATGGGTCGCTGGTTCACTGGCTACTTCACTGAGAAGAAGATGGAGACCACCATCTACGACATTGACACTAAACACGCGGAGGAGACTGCGGCAGCCTACAAGGCTAGGTTGGCGAAAGATCTGAACAGCGCAGTTGCAGACGCTGATGTCATAATCGTCTCGGTACCTATCTCCGCCACATCAGATATCGTCTCTCAGGTGTTGAAGATAGCTAAACGGGGAGCAGTCGTGGCGGAGATTACATCATTCAAGCAGAGCATCCTTCCCAGTCTGAAGCAGGTGAAAAGAAGCGACGTCAAGATACTGTCGATTCACCCAATGTTCGGGCACGGCGCAAAAAGCCTATCAGGCCATCGTATTGTCATTGTTCCGCTTAGAGACGCTGCAGAAGAGGCTGATTTGACCCGAAAACTCTTCCCAGAGGCTGAGGTAATCTCAGCATCAGCTGAAGCGCATGACTCAGCAATGGCCACAGTCCTCTCTCTCACTCACTTCACTAACCTAGCCTTCGCAGCAGCCCTCCCTGACGATGGTATCGAAAAGATCAGGCAGCTATCAGGAACCTCATTCAACATGCAGATGACGCTGGCGGAGTCAATTCTGCAGGACGACCCGGAGTTTCTAGCCGCTCTTCAAGTCGACGGCAAAAACACGTCTGTGTTAATTGGGCGCCTAGTGCAGGAAGCTGAGGCGCTGCTAGCACTAGTAGAAGGCAAGAATAAGCGTGAACTCGCTGCCAAGATAAGAAGCCTGCAGCAGAAGATGAAGAAGGATCCTGAATTCGAAAAGGCTTACAAGAAAATGTACGACATAATGGACATCCTTCTCGAAAGCTGA
- a CDS encoding transcriptional regulator, translating to MIYRTQVKIIADILKATKEYGYNDEGGAGVTMIIRSANLPYNRLAKLLRELVTAGLLDEATKGKVQKYRISGKGEEFLSAYSQFETFAESFGLRL from the coding sequence ATGATATACAGAACTCAGGTTAAAATCATCGCAGACATCCTGAAGGCCACAAAAGAGTACGGCTACAACGATGAGGGCGGCGCCGGCGTCACAATGATAATCAGAAGCGCAAACCTGCCTTACAACAGGTTGGCGAAGCTCCTACGCGAACTGGTTACCGCAGGACTGCTTGACGAAGCCACTAAAGGCAAGGTTCAGAAATACAGGATAAGCGGTAAAGGCGAAGAGTTTCTGAGCGCGTACTCCCAGTTTGAGACGTTCGCAGAGTCATTCGGCTTAAGACTCTGA